From a single Helicovermis profundi genomic region:
- a CDS encoding alpha/beta fold hydrolase: MTKIDEYIFKVIHDENLAKEAEFYNKEEERTLDFEGTSISYLVIGDSKKTLLMLPGTTGNSVTFLRYISELSKDYKLILVNYPQVNSIEELKNGILKVIEKEITSEFYIFSHSLGGILSQFILKEIGEKVKGLIIAHSSTINNTISKKIRKENLASIQRFTNSIKGMFYKLFIRNFIKRIRKGVVASNVDNFEFWEEIYAKILSESSKKGLLSIYNCLEEFWKSYSFEKKDFVNFIGKAIIIESETDVIHDMPEKEALKTLFINSSYIEFKGSSNMSIIRNQDKFLDVIKENFK, translated from the coding sequence ATGACTAAAATAGATGAATATATTTTTAAAGTTATTCATGATGAAAATCTTGCAAAAGAAGCAGAATTTTATAATAAGGAAGAAGAGAGGACACTTGACTTTGAGGGCACTAGTATTAGTTATTTAGTTATAGGTGATTCTAAAAAAACACTTCTTATGCTTCCAGGTACTACAGGTAATTCAGTTACATTTTTAAGATACATTAGTGAGCTTTCTAAGGATTATAAACTTATATTAGTTAATTATCCTCAAGTAAATTCAATTGAAGAATTAAAAAATGGTATTTTGAAGGTTATTGAAAAAGAAATTACAAGTGAATTTTATATTTTTTCTCACTCTCTAGGTGGAATTTTATCACAGTTTATACTTAAAGAAATTGGTGAAAAGGTAAAAGGTCTTATTATTGCGCATTCAAGTACCATTAATAATACTATTAGTAAAAAAATAAGAAAAGAAAATCTTGCAAGTATTCAGCGTTTTACTAATTCTATTAAAGGTATGTTTTATAAATTGTTTATTAGAAATTTCATTAAGAGAATTAGAAAAGGTGTAGTAGCTTCTAATGTTGATAATTTTGAGTTTTGGGAAGAAATTTATGCTAAGATACTTAGTGAATCATCTAAAAAAGGTCTTTTATCAATTTATAATTGTCTTGAAGAATTTTGGAAATCGTATTCATTTGAAAAAAAAGACTTTGTTAATTTTATCGGAAAAGCTATAATAATTGAATCTGAAACTGATGTTATACATGATATGCCTGAAAAAGAAGCTTTAAAAACACTTTTTATAAATTCATCCTATATTGAATTTAAAGGCTCTAGCAATATGTCGATTATAAGAAATCAAGATAAATTTTTAGATGTTATTAAAGAAAATTTTAAGTAA
- a CDS encoding GGDEF domain-containing protein — MLEKKIYKIILVFAIAISFISILTNIVAKFPFEVQIKWILLISISFFSYFVVKRENYKKYSDNIKFVYFLFIIYLFIPFAWIDSGGSSNNTIGYIFILIITTTYLFKKYKRSFLIASIILMFDFLIYIEHFYPKLIKTYSESSQFTDRMIQIPIIILGAYFLIKRFDTAYNVEKNALISSQIELEKANEELNFYANYDKLTLAANRRMFDKNLEKVIKDKKNMDVYVLLIDFDNFKYINDNYGHVKGDEILYKFVEISNKYFTSPSIISRWGGDEFAIIFYGTLDDLIKKLKLLKYEFENLKDEINIKKTISVGIADIQKESEMVELLRRADNALYKSKTEGKNAININLYK, encoded by the coding sequence ATGCTTGAAAAAAAGATTTATAAAATAATTTTAGTATTTGCTATTGCAATATCCTTCATTAGTATTTTAACTAATATTGTTGCAAAATTTCCATTTGAAGTTCAAATTAAGTGGATATTACTTATTAGTATTAGTTTTTTCTCATATTTTGTAGTAAAACGTGAAAATTATAAAAAATATAGTGATAATATTAAATTTGTTTATTTTTTATTTATAATCTACTTATTTATTCCTTTTGCTTGGATTGATTCTGGTGGTAGTAGTAATAACACAATTGGATATATATTTATTTTAATTATAACAACAACTTATCTTTTTAAAAAATATAAACGAAGTTTTTTAATTGCATCCATTATATTAATGTTTGATTTTTTAATTTATATTGAACATTTTTATCCTAAACTTATTAAGACGTATTCGGAAAGTTCACAATTTACAGATAGGATGATTCAAATTCCTATTATAATTTTGGGTGCATATTTTTTAATTAAAAGATTTGATACTGCATATAATGTAGAGAAGAATGCTCTTATTAGTAGTCAAATAGAACTTGAAAAGGCAAATGAAGAATTAAATTTTTATGCAAATTATGATAAGCTAACATTAGCTGCAAATAGAAGAATGTTTGATAAAAATTTAGAAAAGGTGATAAAAGATAAAAAAAATATGGATGTTTATGTATTATTAATTGATTTTGATAATTTTAAGTATATTAATGATAATTATGGTCATGTTAAAGGTGATGAAATTTTATATAAATTTGTTGAAATATCAAATAAATATTTTACTTCTCCTAGTATAATTTCTAGGTGGGGTGGTGATGAATTCGCTATAATTTTTTATGGAACATTGGACGATTTAATTAAAAAGTTAAAATTACTTAAATATGAGTTTGAAAATTTAAAAGATGAAATAAATATAAAAAAAACCATTAGTGTAGGTATTGCTGATATACAAAAAGAATCTGAAATGGTTGAACTTTTAAGGAGGGCGGATAATGCTCTTTACAAGAGTAAAACTGAAGGTAAAAATGCTATTAATATTAATTTATATAAATAA
- a CDS encoding alpha-hydroxy-acid oxidizing protein encodes MNYLEMLENSKKNIGEFCKVCKECNGISCKGKIPGPGGKGLGLGFIRNYEDLRKIRLNMDTVYLNKGTNTEIELFGKKFKYPVFAAPVGGVQIHYSDLYNDLTYSKAVINGCHKAGTIAFTGDGVKDEVFTGTLKAIKANDGWGVPTIKPWSKEEVIKKIKLSENAGAFAVAMDIDAAGLSILAAQGKPVSPLSKEDLKEIVNSTKLPFILKGVMSANVARKAIEAGVYGVIVSNHGGRVLDETPSTIEVLPEIVEEVQGKIKVFIDGGFRSGIDVFKAIALGADAALIARPYAISVYGAGEEGVELYTEKIGRELAEAMIMTGASNLSEIDEDKIR; translated from the coding sequence ATGAACTATTTGGAAATGCTTGAAAATTCTAAAAAAAATATAGGTGAATTTTGTAAAGTTTGTAAGGAATGTAATGGTATATCATGTAAAGGTAAAATTCCAGGACCTGGTGGAAAGGGACTTGGGCTTGGTTTTATTAGAAATTACGAAGATTTAAGAAAAATCAGATTAAATATGGACACTGTTTATTTAAATAAAGGCACTAATACTGAAATAGAACTTTTTGGAAAGAAATTTAAGTATCCTGTGTTTGCGGCACCAGTAGGAGGAGTTCAAATTCATTATAGCGATTTATATAATGATCTTACTTACTCAAAAGCTGTGATAAATGGATGTCACAAAGCAGGTACAATTGCTTTTACGGGAGATGGAGTTAAAGACGAAGTTTTTACAGGAACTCTTAAGGCTATAAAAGCTAATGATGGATGGGGTGTTCCAACTATTAAGCCTTGGAGTAAAGAAGAAGTTATAAAGAAAATAAAACTTAGTGAAAATGCAGGTGCATTTGCAGTAGCAATGGATATTGATGCAGCAGGATTAAGCATATTAGCAGCTCAAGGAAAACCAGTATCGCCACTTTCGAAAGAAGATTTAAAAGAAATAGTAAATTCTACAAAGCTTCCTTTTATTTTAAAAGGTGTTATGAGCGCAAACGTTGCTAGAAAAGCAATAGAGGCTGGTGTATATGGGGTAATTGTATCTAATCACGGAGGAAGAGTTTTAGATGAAACACCTTCAACAATAGAAGTTTTGCCTGAAATAGTAGAAGAAGTACAAGGTAAAATTAAAGTGTTTATTGATGGTGGCTTCAGAAGTGGAATTGATGTTTTTAAGGCAATAGCACTCGGAGCAGATGCAGCGCTCATTGCTAGACCATATGCAATTTCTGTGTATGGAGCAGGTGAAGAAGGTGTTGAATTATATACTGAAAAAATTGGAAGAGAATTAGCTGAAGCTATGATTATGACGGGAGCAAGTAATTTAAGTGAAATTGATGAAGACAAGATAAGGTAA
- a CDS encoding helix-turn-helix domain-containing protein: MILADKIVNLRKKSGWSQEELAFKMNVSRQSISKWESARSIPDLNKILLLSNIFGVTTDYLVKDEIEDITEVVEDNDLVLKRLSLEEITDFLERKVEYSKYVSKGAFIIISSVTPLLFLLALSDQYNFSSSTAAAFGLILLMSILIYGIIQLIKVNNYNDDFNKFKLNRFELDYGVSGIIREKMKEFKPIYTRRLSISIILFLTSFLPLITISILTNSGNLALYMVIVLILMIAIGVYNIIPVSDYYKALNFILGEGDYAPHKRKEVKKTEQLASFYWPLVVAVYLAWSLWTMDWGITWIVWPVAAVGFAALIGLVGLFDKKNIDF; encoded by the coding sequence ATGATATTAGCCGATAAAATTGTAAATTTAAGAAAGAAATCAGGATGGTCTCAAGAAGAGCTTGCATTTAAAATGAATGTTTCTAGACAGTCTATCTCTAAATGGGAAAGTGCAAGAAGTATACCCGATTTAAACAAGATACTTTTGCTAAGCAATATATTTGGTGTAACAACAGACTACCTAGTTAAAGACGAAATAGAAGATATTACTGAAGTGGTGGAAGACAATGATTTAGTTTTAAAAAGACTATCTTTAGAAGAAATTACGGATTTTTTAGAAAGGAAAGTAGAATACTCTAAGTATGTTTCTAAAGGTGCATTTATTATAATATCATCAGTAACACCCTTATTATTTTTATTGGCACTTTCGGATCAATATAATTTCTCCTCAAGTACAGCAGCTGCTTTTGGACTTATATTATTAATGTCAATACTAATATATGGTATTATTCAACTCATTAAAGTTAACAATTATAATGATGATTTTAACAAGTTCAAACTAAATCGATTTGAATTAGATTATGGCGTATCCGGCATTATTAGAGAAAAGATGAAAGAGTTTAAACCAATTTACACAAGAAGACTTTCAATTAGTATTATATTATTTTTAACAAGTTTTTTACCACTAATAACAATTTCTATTTTAACCAATTCAGGCAATTTAGCTCTATACATGGTTATTGTTTTAATTTTGATGATAGCAATTGGTGTTTATAATATTATTCCCGTTTCAGATTACTACAAGGCACTCAATTTTATTTTAGGAGAAGGTGATTATGCACCGCATAAGAGAAAAGAAGTTAAAAAAACTGAACAATTAGCATCATTTTATTGGCCACTTGTAGTTGCAGTCTATTTAGCTTGGAGTTTATGGACAATGGATTGGGGAATTACATGGATTGTCTGGCCAGTTGCTGCGGTTGGATTCGCTGCACTTATTGGACTTGTTGGTTTATTTGATAAAAAAAATATAGACTTTTAA
- a CDS encoding 6-phosphofructokinase, giving the protein MILTGKVLIAQGGGPTAVINQSMVGAALEARKFAQVTKVYGAIRGVEGILNEDFIDLSQETTNNMELVAQTPSSALLSTRVKPDEESCRRMFKVMKAHDIRYFFYIGGNDSSETLRLIAENAVKEKYDFRAIHIPKTIDNDLVLNDHTPGYGSAARFIASAFTGVNLDNRAMGGIYIGVVMGRHAGFLTAASAIAKKYPDDGPHLVYVPERAFSIDKFVKDVKNVYDKYGRCVIAVSEGITDEEGRPIVTTLRDDIEYDEHGNVQLSGNGTLGESLSDLLKEKLGVSRVRSDTFGYLQRSFMECVSDIDQREAREVGEKAAQYAMWNNSDGSIVINRTGFYSVDYDFVPLDKIAGKTRYMPDEFINEEGNHVTDAFKYYLRPLVGSGYKVAHRLRASHAPKLFLK; this is encoded by the coding sequence ATGATTTTAACTGGAAAAGTTCTTATTGCTCAGGGCGGTGGACCTACTGCTGTTATTAATCAATCTATGGTTGGTGCTGCTCTTGAAGCTAGAAAATTTGCTCAAGTTACTAAAGTTTATGGTGCGATTAGAGGTGTTGAAGGAATTCTTAACGAGGATTTTATCGATTTATCTCAGGAGACTACTAACAATATGGAATTAGTTGCTCAAACTCCATCTTCTGCTCTTTTATCTACAAGGGTTAAACCTGATGAAGAATCTTGTAGACGGATGTTTAAGGTTATGAAAGCACATGATATTAGATATTTCTTTTATATTGGTGGTAATGATTCTTCTGAAACACTAAGATTAATTGCTGAAAATGCAGTCAAAGAAAAGTATGATTTTAGAGCAATTCATATTCCTAAAACTATCGATAATGACTTAGTTTTAAATGATCATACTCCAGGATATGGTTCTGCTGCGAGATTTATTGCATCAGCTTTTACTGGTGTAAATCTTGATAATAGAGCAATGGGTGGTATTTATATTGGTGTAGTAATGGGAAGACATGCTGGATTTTTAACTGCAGCATCTGCCATTGCTAAAAAATATCCAGATGATGGTCCTCATCTTGTATATGTTCCTGAAAGAGCATTTTCAATTGATAAATTTGTTAAGGATGTAAAAAACGTTTATGACAAATATGGAAGATGTGTTATTGCTGTATCTGAGGGAATAACAGATGAAGAAGGTAGACCGATTGTTACAACTTTAAGAGATGATATTGAGTATGATGAACATGGAAATGTTCAACTTTCTGGAAATGGTACTTTAGGAGAATCTTTGTCAGATTTACTTAAAGAAAAATTAGGAGTTTCAAGAGTTAGAAGTGATACATTTGGATATTTACAACGTTCTTTTATGGAATGTGTTTCAGATATTGATCAAAGAGAAGCCAGAGAAGTAGGTGAAAAAGCAGCTCAATATGCTATGTGGAATAATTCTGATGGATCTATTGTAATTAATAGAACGGGTTTTTATTCAGTGGATTATGATTTTGTTCCTCTTGATAAAATTGCAGGAAAAACAAGATATATGCCTGATGAATTTATTAATGAAGAAGGCAATCACGTCACTGACGCATTCAAATATTATTTAAGACCACTTGTAGGTTCTGGTTATAAAGTTGCTCATAGATTACGTGCGAGTCATGCTCCGAAATTGTTTTTGAAATAA
- a CDS encoding OmpA family protein translates to MKKRYRKYRHKEESENFWPAFTDMISTIALILFFLMLIAYVNNIVTGKNLEYAVKQLEDTQSKLEISKAEISNAEDQLRLLKNDLEKTAAEVKKGEIELKLSEEEIDKQKEIIASSNQELGQLRTKLKGIALLRLDVLNKVKVSIEENLGNKNAKGEELVLIGDNGNIIINEGLVFDYGKSIIKDEGKPLLAKLAKSFEKVLDDPNVSKNIDAINIQGHADIRGTADANRKLSTDRATSVVNYFMQSDPTLEKRYGKFFMASGFSYFRPLIDEKNEDAYSKNRRIEISVILKDSNVQNVIDDYLKESVDILNNTSDN, encoded by the coding sequence ATGAAAAAGAGATACAGAAAGTATAGACATAAGGAAGAAAGTGAAAACTTTTGGCCTGCTTTTACAGATATGATTTCAACTATAGCTTTAATACTATTTTTCTTAATGCTTATTGCTTACGTAAATAATATTGTTACTGGAAAAAATTTAGAATATGCAGTTAAACAATTAGAAGATACTCAGTCGAAACTTGAAATAAGTAAAGCAGAAATATCAAATGCTGAAGATCAGCTTAGACTTTTAAAAAATGATCTTGAAAAAACTGCTGCTGAAGTAAAAAAAGGTGAAATAGAACTAAAACTTTCTGAAGAGGAAATTGATAAGCAAAAGGAAATAATAGCATCGAGTAATCAAGAACTTGGGCAGTTAAGAACTAAACTTAAAGGTATAGCATTACTTAGATTAGATGTATTAAATAAAGTAAAAGTTTCAATTGAAGAAAATTTAGGTAATAAAAATGCAAAAGGTGAAGAACTTGTTCTTATTGGTGATAATGGTAATATTATTATCAATGAAGGATTAGTATTCGATTACGGAAAATCTATTATAAAAGATGAAGGAAAACCATTACTTGCAAAACTTGCAAAATCTTTTGAAAAAGTATTAGATGATCCTAATGTTAGTAAAAATATAGATGCAATTAATATACAGGGTCATGCTGACATTAGAGGAACAGCTGATGCTAATAGAAAATTGTCAACAGATAGAGCAACGTCAGTTGTTAATTATTTTATGCAGTCTGATCCAACTTTAGAAAAAAGATATGGTAAATTTTTTATGGCAAGTGGATTTTCTTATTTTAGGCCACTTATTGATGAAAAAAATGAAGACGCCTATTCTAAAAATAGAAGAATCGAAATATCAGTAATACTAAAGGACTCAAATGTACAAAATGTAATAGATGATTATTTAAAAGAATCAGTAGATATTCTTAATAATACATCAGATAATTAA
- a CDS encoding ATP-binding protein: MKSRELYINQLIDYIDTPVIKIIKGIRRCGKSYLLKLLSNHLMNKGVFEKQIIKIDFESIQYESYKDYKALYNYVTDKVTDNKLKTYILIDEIQEVRECEKAVRSFMVDLDCDIYLTGSNAHLLSGELDTYLTGRYVELELYPLSFNEYIDFYEVVENNPNDVEKAFNDYLKYGGFPGLYHMPKEDDLKVQYIKGIYNSVVLKDVIQRNKIRDTELLERIFIYIMDNIGQIFSAKKIADYLRSQGRKVGIESV; this comes from the coding sequence ATGAAAAGTCGAGAATTATATATAAATCAGTTAATTGATTATATTGATACACCTGTAATAAAGATAATAAAAGGCATTAGACGTTGCGGAAAGTCTTATTTATTAAAATTATTGTCGAATCATCTTATGAATAAGGGCGTGTTTGAAAAGCAAATAATAAAAATTGATTTTGAATCTATTCAATATGAATCATATAAAGATTACAAAGCTCTCTATAATTATGTTACTGATAAAGTAACTGATAATAAATTAAAAACTTATATACTTATTGATGAAATACAAGAAGTGCGTGAATGTGAAAAGGCAGTTAGATCATTTATGGTCGACTTAGATTGTGATATTTATTTGACTGGATCCAATGCTCATTTATTATCTGGTGAGCTGGATACATATCTTACAGGTCGATACGTAGAGCTTGAACTATATCCCTTGTCATTTAATGAGTATATTGATTTTTATGAAGTTGTTGAAAATAATCCAAATGATGTGGAAAAAGCATTTAATGATTATTTAAAGTATGGTGGATTTCCTGGATTATATCATATGCCTAAAGAGGATGATTTGAAAGTTCAGTATATAAAGGGTATATATAATTCTGTTGTACTCAAAGATGTTATACAAAGAAACAAAATTAGAGATACAGAGTTGCTAGAGAGAATTTTCATCTATATCATGGATAATATTGGACAGATTTTTAGCGCTAAGAAAATCGCGGATTATCTTAGAAGTCAAGGAAGAAAAGTCGGTATAGAATCTGTTTAA